The Ziziphus jujuba cultivar Dongzao chromosome 1, ASM3175591v1 genome segment atttggtttttatttatttatttgttggacaaatcaacttaggaaagttattattttattattttcattgtaaattaattaatttctaatttaaaataaaataattaattaatcaaaattagattggaaaatgaggagactttcggccatattaggaatcttcattgcatggtcggttttacctattgtaattaggatttattttgttttctcttaacCTATAAAAGGACTTATTTTCTAGGAAGAACacacaattaataatattcagaatttattttatgaaattgaatttctttttattctattgaacacctaaaacactattagtgagtgagtgttttagtttaacttatcaataaaaaaatccatcacttattgtgacGTATTCGatataccaatgtttctaatcacaggttggttaggagttgaggtgatcgttagaacttgaacataattaaatcggggctaatataatacgagtttaggagcagattGTCCTACGTTCATATCAAAGGATCTTATAGTAAAATCCAATAAACAAATCAATCCTATTATTAATACAAATAAACCTTATAAATGAGTCATATGATTATGattaatttgtataaaattatttaatattgtgaTCATTTAAAGTTGCATAATTAAATGAGTATTCAAGTTTTATGATCAAAGTTTCGTAGTGAGAACATTTATTAGTACCAAATTGAAGACACCATCCCATGACACTCCACGAGATTGCGATAAGCTACCACAATCACTAAATTTGTGATCAAATTTGTGATCTTAAAATACTCCATCCCATGGAACTGGGGAAAAAAACTTTTAGGTTGGGACcttaaaactatatattattttataaacaagttctaataaaattgtttcaaaaaaagaaaagaaaagaaagaaaaggtccCAACCAAATTAGTACTTATTGCTATGGTGACAAGTAATATACGGAGAGCATTTAACTTTagaaaatagggaaaaaaaaatagaaaattcatttcTCAACTTTTACTCATGTATCAATTTGcattctaaatatatttttttattgcaattttCCTCGAAACTTAATTATAATGTCATATTGTTCCCACTGTAATCCTTTTTGTtagaatttgacaaaatttaccttataaaatacaaataaactatttatataaatattatcttttaGTTATAACTTTTTTCTCAAgaaaagttggaaaaaaaaatgccactgaaacaatttttattattgttattattcaaattttttatattaattttgattcaaaataagttataatttagtttcaaatatctttaaatttttaaaatttttaagtagATAGTAAATGGGTTCAATTATAGTGAACCGTTAGattcaatatatttaatatatttaatgtgaCATATTTGATGTAACCGTATCTCATTTAGTTaaatagttaatttaaatatttgaccTTTTGTcaaattctattaaaatattttagagaGTGGACAATTTGACATTATGAAAAAGTTTAGGGGgaaaattggttaaaaaaaattacagggCAAATTGAAACATGGACGAAGGTTGAGGggaataatttgtaattttccctaaaaaaagaaaacgaaatgaataaatatttattttttgtttagcaAATGAACTTTCTAATTTTCCCACAATGACCGAGCGATCGAGTAAAGAAAATATCTTGGGAATAGTAGTTTCACATAATTCCTCTAAACGTGAAAAATGTGCGTCTAATCAATAGGAGGCAAAATACTGTTATAGCGGAAGTTTCCAACCAAAAAATGCATATTCATATGTTTTAACAAATGAAATTTCTGATTTTCCCACAATGACCAAGCGATCGAATAAAGAAAATATCTTGGGAATAGTAGTTTCACATAATTCTTCTATATTTAATGATATTGTTAACTAATTAGTTATTGCAGTGTAGACTTCTAATTTTAACAGTAGATGACGGtttgaaaaggaagaaaaacaggCTTCATTAAGACGATTTTCTGCTCAATAAATAATGGTAATTAAAGTCGGATAACCTCTTTTCTGCTGGCTCAGATCTTTGGACTTTTTGTTCTCTAACCTTCTTCAGTCTAAGAAAAGTGACATACCAAATATTGTTTGAATAACAAATTCAAAGATTATATTCCAAGATTTCCAAAAGTACGTCAATGTCACCCAGCAAAAATCAACCAGAGCatcacttttttatttcttttggacTTTATCTCTGATGAACTGGACGCATATCAGAAATGGATCATTATCCTTTAACCTTACGTTAAAATGTCACATTTTAGCTGTTTCTACAACATCTTATAATTTTAAACCTTAAACAGGGTTCAAAGGCTATGATAAATCTTGGAGGGCTGAGATTTCCAATTTCCTTACTATGCGGGGCAATGATGCGCTGGCTTGACTCAACTTCAACAACCATGTCGGGTCGTCTGACATTTACATCCCCGCAACCAAACTCAAATTTAATAAAGCTTGAAAATTTccccttttttgttttccagGAAAATTTACAACTTTAATCAATGGCAGTGCTCTTACGTCATCGCAGCATGGATACAGGACAATCCCAATTATTTGCACCACTCGCCCGCGATAAACGTGAAAAATGTGCTTGTCTAATCCATAGAAGGTAAAATAATGTTATAGCAAGTTTCCAACCAAAGAAACcatattcatatgtatatgtacatatatatgtcaCCGCACTTCCTCAATTTTTCTTCACTGTGATACCAAATTAATTGATTGTGTTTCCAAAATGGCACTCTCTTCTCACCCCTTATTCGCTTCCTTCAGTCCCCCAGTTGCTTCCAATAAAACTTCAATTACTGGAGATTCTAACCATATCAATTTTACGCCTAGTGCACAGAGATGGAGCGTTGGCAAACGCAACCGGTTCCTTTCTAGTACTTCCCTAGAAACTTTTCATGACCATCAAACTAAATCCTCAAGCATAGTACGTATTTGAAGATCCTATATTGTACTGCTTTATTTGTGTATTTCTTTTCTATGATGGTAATAGTTGCTGATTGATCTAGCATTTTGATTGCAGTATGACACCAGTTCGAGACATGGAAAAAAGTTAGAGGTATTTAGGCACGTACTCAGCAAAGTTGGAGAAGACCCACTTGAAGGTTTGAAAATGATCGATGCTGTTCAACGATTGGGCATCGATTACTATTTTCAGGAAGAGATTGGAGCAATCCTACAAAAGCAGTTTATGATGTTTAATCATAATAGAGATTGTAATTATTGTCTTCATGAGGTCGTGCTTCGCTTTCGATTGTTGAGACAGGAAGGATACTTTGCCTCTGCTGGTGAGTATGAATTTGTTTTAGGAttagttaattacattttagtatttttaatctttattttcaattttcaaaataaagttCATAATAAATCAATccttaataaattgaaaaattaaaaatttaaactgcTATTTTTCATagttaaaaaatctaaattacaaaattttaaatgttaaaagtaCTAAAACCCAGTTAAACGTTTCATTTATATAACAACTACTGCCAATAAATAGTTATTTGTCATTGCATATGATCGAGTAATTTTAATCATTCAATTTGCATATTGTATAACAGATATATTTGATTACCTTAAAGACGACGAAGGAATATTCCAGAAGAAACTAATTAGTCAAGATATCAACGGATTGATGGGTTTGTATGAAGCTTCACAACTAAGCATAGAAGGAGAAGATCTACTAGATGAGGCTGGAAATTTTAGTGGTCAGCTTCTAGCTGCATCCATTGCACGTCTCGATCATCATCAAGCGAAAATTGTCGAAAATACATTGCGGAATCCCCACCATAAAAGCTTGGCTAAGTTCATGGCCAAGAACTACTTTGTTGGTAATAACTCTCAAGGTTCAATTAAATGGATGAATGTTTTGCAAGAACTGGCCAAAACCGAATTCAACATGGTCCAATCACTACACCAGAaggaaatttttcaaatttcaaagtaattaataatgaatttaaatctgtattatatatttttgtgataTAATTTGAATTGCTTATATGGTCACTaattatatggatatatttGTTTGAAATGCATGGTAGATGGTGGAGAGATGTAGGGTTGTCCAAGGAGATGAAGTTTGCAAGAGATCAACCCCTTAAGTGGTATATTTGGTCCATGGCTTGTCTCACAGATCCAAGCCTTTCACAGGAGAGGGTTGAGCTTACAAAAcccatttcatttatttatataatagatgACATTTTCGATGTCTACGGGACGCTTGAAGAACTCACTCTTTTCACTCAAGCTATCAATAAGTacgtatatatatggatattactcaacaaaaatatataaattatacaatgagagcaattaatattcaaattgattatTATATGGTATTGATAATGAATTTATATATTGTGTATCCAGATGGGACATTGATGCTACAGAGCAATTACCAGACTCCATGAAGATATGTTTCAAGACCTTAAATGATATGACTAATGAAATTAGCCAAAAAATCCATCAAAAGCATGGATGGAACCCTTTACATTCTCTTCGAAAGACGGTAATTAAATGTCATCGACGGTTCATACTTGATTTGTAATCAGTCCggtaggaaataaataaataaacattttttctaatatataatatgaacaatATTGAATGCAGTGGTCCAGTCTTTGTACGGCATTTCTGGAAGAAGCAAAATGGTTTGCAAATGGGAAGCTTCCAAAAACAGAAGAATATTTGAGAAATGGAATAGTAAGCTCAGGAGTGCATGTTGTGCTGGTCCATGCTTTCTTTCTGTTGGGTGAAGGTCTATGCAATCAAACCGTGGAACTTGTGGACGACATGCCACGGATTATATCCTCTACAGCATCAATTCTAAGGCTTTGGGATGACTTGGGAAGTGCCAAGGTAATAAGGACAAAGTGTCCTATGTCTTTTCAATATACTATATGTACGTATGTCTTACCACTTTACAATATAGAAACTAATTTACagccaaaaatttaaaagaaaaaatcaatatttctttctcattttaagaaattaattatttcaagaaaattgttttataaaacATTATCCAACTGGCAGTGAGAAGTGACACTTGAGAAAAAGGAGAGACATTGAAAATGTACcactaattttttctttaaagaaatCATGGGTTTGGGACCTCTAGttgttaatttaaataaatttaggtTTAATTACTCCAAATATGTTAATTTAttaagccctttttttttttttatccaattacaatgtatataatatatatgtatataaatatacgtatataaatgaatttattaCAGGATGAGAATCAAGAGGGGCATGATGGTTCATATATAGAGTGCTACATGAAGGAACACCATGGGTGTCCAAAGGAAGAAGCAAGACAGCAAACTATGAATATGATTTCAGAAGCATGGAAGTGCCTAAACAAAGAATGCCTCTCTCCAATGCCATTTCCTCTAAGATTTGCAAAGGCTTCTCTTAATCTTGCAAGATTGGTTCCCTTGATGTATAGCTATGATGACAACCAATGCCTTCCTACTCTCGAGGAGCATATGAAATCCATGTTCTATGAATCCGTGGCTATCTAAATTTTCTGGCTATTTCAAAGTGTTAGGTATAATCAATAACTATCTACATACTTTGTCTCTTCGATGTATATGTTTCTCTTAATTTAAAAGAGaattaataaaatagataatgCAGGGTGCTCAACATGATCATTTTAAGGTTTAAAACAATTTTAGCTCCTGCATTTTGAAACGATTCAATTGCAGTTTCTACTTCATAACAATGCATGAGGTCTGTTACTCTCACTCATACAGGATTATTAAATTACCTTTACAcccttgaaaattaaatttaaaataaatacaacttgattaaaaaagaaaagaaaaattattgattttgttttaaaaaaaaaattctctcctCTTTCATCTTCCCCTTCCTTGTATCTTCCTCCCCTCAATCTTCTTTCACTTTTTGGATTCTAGGTATATTGACCCAAAATGCTAACtccatggaaaaaaataataataataaataaaaatattctaaaatcaAAAAGTATTGGActacaaattaaaaacattattgatccaattctaaaattaattttcaataccTCCATCAGAAGAAAAGGACAAATCCCCAATGAAACGAATCAATTCCCAAAGAAAGGAAAATCTTTTACCACAAGAGGAAGTCGCTTTATAGATCGACGCATTATAAGCCCGGAAATAAGCTTGCCCATAATCGATCACCACTATGAGCATGCCCATAATCGATCACCACTATGGGCATACCCATATGGAGCACATTGATATCCACATCCATCTTTATAATAATCTGACAAAATTATACAAACCCAACTCAAAATTCATACAGATTCAGGGGAACTAAAAGCGTATCAATCACATGTTTGATCTTAGATCTAGTACAAGTACTCGTTGCCTTGCCCTATAATGAATTCGCTGCTGGTGTTTGCAAAAGCCTTGAGAACCCTCAATCTAGATGGTTTTCGAACTCGAATATTGATTGAGGAAATTTTCTTGATGAATTCCGTTGAGGCAAAAAGAAAGGGCAAAAGATGTACCccctttttaaaaagaaaaatgataaaattttgaGCAACCAAACATGGAACTGTAAAGGCAAGTGGAGAAAGAATTGAAGGCCGAGAGAAAAAAGGCAACAAAGAAATTATAAGGAAAAAGAGATGAAGGATTTAATATTGTGCCTCATTCACAATTTGTGGCTTGCAAAGCAGAGGGACATAAAAGAtagaaggagatggagatggagaAGCAAGTGGCAAAAAGTACGATGATACAACAAGATGAAGAGCTGTTCATTTACCTCTGCGAATATTCTACTACTAATTACTttaaagggttatttttcaatttccttttcaaaaaaatcatttaaatttcaaaaag includes the following:
- the LOC107421470 gene encoding (3S,6E)-nerolidol synthase 1, which encodes MALSSHPLFASFSPPVASNKTSITGDSNHINFTPSAQRWSVGKRNRFLSSTSLETFHDHQTKSSSIYDTSSRHGKKLEVFRHVLSKVGEDPLEGLKMIDAVQRLGIDYYFQEEIGAILQKQFMMFNHNRDCNYCLHEVVLRFRLLRQEGYFASADIFDYLKDDEGIFQKKLISQDINGLMGLYEASQLSIEGEDLLDEAGNFSGQLLAASIARLDHHQAKIVENTLRNPHHKSLAKFMAKNYFVGNNSQGSIKWMNVLQELAKTEFNMVQSLHQKEIFQISKWWRDVGLSKEMKFARDQPLKWYIWSMACLTDPSLSQERVELTKPISFIYIIDDIFDVYGTLEELTLFTQAINKWDIDATEQLPDSMKICFKTLNDMTNEISQKIHQKHGWNPLHSLRKTWSSLCTAFLEEAKWFANGKLPKTEEYLRNGIVSSGVHVVLVHAFFLLGEGLCNQTVELVDDMPRIISSTASILRLWDDLGSAKDENQEGHDGSYIECYMKEHHGCPKEEARQQTMNMISEAWKCLNKECLSPMPFPLRFAKASLNLARLVPLMYSYDDNQCLPTLEEHMKSMFYESVAI